CCCGCTGAACGGCGCCATGCTTGGAATCCCAAGCTCATCATGCAGCCTCTTCGCAAAGACATCACATACTATATCATCACCGTGATTCACAAACATCATCTTCGGCACCTTTTTGTATGCCCCTGCCCATCTGAGCAGCCCGTTCACGTCGGCATGGCCGCTGATTCCCGGCAGCATGCGGATATCAGCCTGAACGATGATCTCTTCACCAAACAGTTTTACCGTATCCACACCTTCGAGCAGAATCCTTCCCAGCGTTCCAACCGCCTGATAGCCGACAAACAGAATCGTGCACTCTTTCCTCCAGAGATTATGCTTCAGGTGATGCTTAATGCGCCCCGCATCGCACATCCCGCTCGCCGAGATAATGACTTTTCGGTCTTCATCCGCATTGATCGCTCTCGACTCATTCGTACCGACAGACAGCCTGAGCCCCGGAAAGCTGATCGGGTTCACCCCCTCGTTCAGGATAGCCCGGGCGATCTCATCATAACACTCCTCATGATGCTCCTGGAAAATATTCGTCGCCTCCACGGCAAGCGGACTGTCGACGTACACCTTAAAGTCTCCATAGCCCTGAACCAGCTTCTGCTGTTTGATCTGTCTGAGAAAATACAGCATCTCCTGGGTTCTTCCCACCGCAAACGACGGAATCACGACGTTGCCGCCTCTATCAAAGGTCTGCTGTATCACATCCGCCAGCATTGTGGTATAATCCTCAACCTTCTCATGAACCCGGTCTCCGTACGTGGATTCGATCACAACGTAATCTGCCTGCTCGATATACTGCGGATTTTTAATGATCGGCTGTTCTTCGTTGCCGATATCCCCTGAGAAGACAATTTTTCTTTTCTCATCTTCCTCCGTCAGCCAGATTTCAATGCTGGAAGACCCCAGCAGATGTCCCGCATCCACGAAGCGTGCCTGAACACCATCCGTGATGTTCACAATCTCCTGGTAGTTGCAGCCAGCGATCAATTCTATCGCCCCCAGCGCATCCTCGAATGTATACGCGGGCACAAACTCCTCTTTTCCACTTCTGCGGCCTTTTCTGTTTCTCCATTCCGCCTCAAACATCTGAATGTGTGCACTGTCCTTCAGCATGATCTCACACAAATCCCTCGTCGCATTCGTGGCATAAATCGTGCCTCGGAACCCCTTTGAGTAAAGCAGCGGAAGGTTACCTGAATGGTCAATATGCGCATGCGTCAATAGAACAAATTCTATATCCGAAGGCGTCACCGGCAGCTCCTGATTCTCATAAACATCCGGTCCC
The Ruminococcus gauvreauii genome window above contains:
- a CDS encoding MBL fold metallo-hydrolase; amino-acid sequence: MQVTFLGATHEVTGSCTLVESNGHRFLVDCGMQQGPDVYENQELPVTPSDIEFVLLTHAHIDHSGNLPLLYSKGFRGTIYATNATRDLCEIMLKDSAHIQMFEAEWRNRKGRRSGKEEFVPAYTFEDALGAIELIAGCNYQEIVNITDGVQARFVDAGHLLGSSSIEIWLTEEDEKRKIVFSGDIGNEEQPIIKNPQYIEQADYVVIESTYGDRVHEKVEDYTTMLADVIQQTFDRGGNVVIPSFAVGRTQEMLYFLRQIKQQKLVQGYGDFKVYVDSPLAVEATNIFQEHHEECYDEIARAILNEGVNPISFPGLRLSVGTNESRAINADEDRKVIISASGMCDAGRIKHHLKHNLWRKECTILFVGYQAVGTLGRILLEGVDTVKLFGEEIIVQADIRMLPGISGHADVNGLLRWAGAYKKVPKMMFVNHGDDIVCDVFAKRLHDELGIPSMAPFSGTVYDLKTNTCVLETQGVEKKKRVKAVKPSSVYERLVAAGQRLMTVIRHNEGGANKDLAKFTGQINSLCDKWDR